In Kordia antarctica, the following proteins share a genomic window:
- the porZ gene encoding type IX secretion system anionic LPS delivery protein PorZ: MKRGLYLLLLICCMSVNGQSFENSWLGHYSYNNVIDISLGSDKIYGASENAFFTYDLQSNEIEKFSTVNGLSGEQISTAYLSQSAQKYVLGYDNGLIEVFDANTEEIRKVVGIVDKPTIPPNKKKLNHIMEYNGFLYISTNYGISLYDINALEFGDTYFIGPNGSQLEVRQTTILGEYIYAATNVGMFRALVNNDNLIDFAEWQRVFDSNWWGIAAFGDTIYLVNNNRRLYEYDGTSLLIQSQIPQYATLLEDLKTDGTYLTVVNNTKVHIYDTGLNEVLEIDTLEEFPDLKFNSALLLANKIFLGTEDYGILETTFPTTSTVNQILPDGPLLNNIFSLTAVPDELWVVYGDYNAGYNPYPLARRGVSHLQELAWTNIPYTAEFDARNLVHTSVNPSNTSQVYISSFFSGMLKIEDNIPTELLNTTNSDLESLDIGNPNYIDIRVGETQYDENGDLWVLTSKIDNGIKVLRSSGQWNSYSITETISDPLGGENGLSKIEISDGGIKFIATQSHGVLAFDETRSEGARFVTLGEEEEGNLPTTDVRALNVDKTGNLWIGTVKGIRVYYGADNIFNDSNPQSDNIIIVEEDGVPKELLFEQTVTDIEVDGSNNKWIATSASGVFYLSSDATETFAHFTKDNSPLPTNTINDIEIDSESGRIYIGTSKGLISFQGTSTGPKDTLENVYAYPNPVRPGFSGNLTISGLTNNANVKITDIEGNLVYETTSEGGTLLWDLTAFGRHKVASGVYLILIASEDGIETKVTKVMVVR, encoded by the coding sequence ATGAAAAGAGGTTTGTATTTACTACTGCTGATATGTTGTATGTCAGTGAACGGACAATCTTTTGAAAATTCTTGGCTAGGTCATTATTCATATAATAACGTAATTGATATATCACTTGGTTCGGATAAAATATATGGAGCCTCTGAAAATGCATTTTTCACATATGATTTACAGTCTAATGAAATAGAAAAATTTTCTACGGTTAACGGATTGTCTGGAGAACAAATAAGCACAGCGTACCTAAGTCAGTCTGCTCAGAAATATGTACTTGGTTATGACAACGGACTTATTGAAGTGTTTGATGCAAATACAGAAGAAATACGAAAAGTAGTTGGTATTGTAGACAAACCAACGATTCCGCCAAACAAGAAGAAACTCAATCATATAATGGAGTATAACGGCTTCTTATACATTTCTACGAATTACGGAATCTCTTTATATGATATCAATGCCTTGGAATTTGGAGACACCTATTTCATAGGGCCAAATGGAAGTCAACTAGAAGTACGACAAACAACTATTTTGGGCGAATATATTTACGCTGCAACAAACGTCGGAATGTTTAGAGCACTCGTAAACAATGATAATCTCATAGATTTTGCAGAATGGCAACGTGTATTTGACTCAAATTGGTGGGGAATTGCTGCCTTCGGAGATACTATTTATTTGGTAAACAATAACAGAAGACTCTATGAATACGATGGAACTTCTTTACTAATTCAAAGTCAAATTCCTCAATATGCAACACTTTTAGAAGACTTAAAAACTGATGGCACGTACTTAACAGTTGTTAATAATACCAAAGTTCATATCTACGATACTGGACTCAATGAAGTTTTAGAAATTGATACGCTAGAAGAATTTCCCGATCTTAAATTCAACTCCGCTTTGTTACTAGCTAACAAAATATTTTTGGGCACAGAAGATTATGGAATTCTTGAAACTACTTTTCCGACAACAAGTACCGTAAATCAAATACTGCCAGACGGACCTTTGCTAAACAATATATTTTCTCTTACGGCAGTCCCTGATGAGTTGTGGGTTGTGTATGGCGATTACAATGCGGGTTACAATCCGTATCCATTAGCTCGTAGAGGCGTAAGTCATTTGCAAGAGTTGGCGTGGACCAACATTCCGTACACCGCAGAATTTGATGCGCGAAATTTGGTGCATACTTCGGTAAATCCTTCAAATACGAGTCAAGTATATATAAGCTCATTCTTTTCAGGAATGCTCAAAATTGAAGACAATATTCCAACAGAATTATTAAACACTACAAACAGTGATTTAGAATCTTTAGATATTGGAAATCCAAACTATATTGACATTAGAGTTGGAGAAACCCAATATGACGAAAATGGTGATCTTTGGGTATTAACCTCCAAAATTGATAATGGAATCAAAGTATTGCGCAGTAGCGGACAATGGAATTCTTATAGCATTACCGAAACAATTAGTGATCCATTAGGTGGAGAAAATGGACTCTCAAAAATTGAAATTAGCGACGGCGGAATAAAATTCATTGCAACACAATCACATGGAGTTTTAGCATTTGATGAAACTCGTAGTGAAGGTGCTCGTTTTGTAACTTTAGGTGAAGAAGAAGAAGGAAATTTACCAACCACAGATGTAAGAGCGTTAAATGTTGATAAAACAGGAAACCTTTGGATAGGAACTGTAAAAGGAATTAGAGTTTATTATGGAGCTGACAATATTTTCAATGATAGTAATCCGCAAAGCGATAATATCATTATTGTAGAAGAAGATGGTGTGCCAAAAGAATTACTATTTGAGCAAACGGTAACTGATATTGAAGTAGACGGATCTAACAATAAATGGATTGCAACTTCTGCTTCTGGAGTATTTTACTTGTCGTCAGATGCTACAGAAACTTTTGCACATTTCACAAAAGACAATTCGCCATTGCCAACAAATACAATTAACGACATAGAAATTGATTCAGAATCTGGACGTATATATATAGGAACTTCCAAAGGATTAATATCGTTTCAAGGAACTTCAACAGGACCAAAAGATACCTTAGAAAACGTATACGCATATCCAAATCCTGTACGACCTGGATTTAGTGGAAACTTGACAATTTCGGGCTTAACGAACAATGCAAATGTAAAAATTACCGATATTGAAGGAAACTTAGTCTACGAAACAACTTCGGAAGGTGGAACATTACTGTGGGATTTAACAGCTTTTGGAAGACACAAAGTAGCTTCAGGCGTATATCTAATTCTCATTGCAAGTGAAGACGGAATAGAAACCAAAGTCACGAAAGTGATGGTTGTTCGCTAA
- the recO gene encoding DNA repair protein RecO — MLVTTKAIVISTIKYGDAGVIVKCFTASDGIKSYLLRGILKSKKGKLKIAYFQPLMQLEIVANHKNKGSLEYIKDVKTVYAYTSIYTIITKSSIVLFLSEMLNYSIQEEEKNETLFEFIENALQWLDVHDEIGNFHLLFLINLTKYFGFYPETIHMHKSYFDLQEGKFFDNSTMNECVSGETLTCFKQLLGTKFDEQNTIKLSSQRRNEILAILIQYFKLHLQGFRQPKSMEVLHEVFK; from the coding sequence ATGTTAGTTACTACAAAAGCAATCGTAATTTCTACCATAAAATATGGTGATGCTGGCGTTATTGTAAAATGTTTTACAGCTTCAGACGGAATAAAAAGTTACTTACTCCGCGGAATTCTCAAATCGAAAAAAGGAAAACTAAAAATAGCCTACTTTCAACCATTAATGCAACTTGAAATTGTTGCTAATCACAAAAACAAAGGAAGCTTAGAATACATTAAAGATGTAAAAACTGTTTATGCGTATACTTCAATTTATACCATAATTACCAAAAGTTCTATTGTGTTATTTCTATCTGAAATGTTAAATTATTCCATTCAGGAAGAAGAAAAAAACGAAACACTCTTCGAATTTATAGAAAATGCACTACAATGGTTAGACGTTCATGACGAAATTGGCAACTTTCACCTATTATTTTTAATAAATCTTACCAAGTATTTTGGGTTCTATCCTGAAACAATACACATGCATAAAAGTTATTTTGACTTACAAGAAGGCAAATTCTTTGACAACAGTACGATGAACGAATGTGTTTCCGGTGAAACTTTAACATGCTTCAAACAGCTATTAGGCACAAAATTTGATGAGCAGAACACTATAAAGTTGTCTTCTCAAAGAAGAAATGAAATTCTTGCAATACTCATTCAATATTTTAAATTACATTTGCAAGGATTTAGGCAACCAAAATCAATGGAAGTGTTACATGAAGTATTCAAATAA
- a CDS encoding TonB-dependent receptor plug domain-containing protein, translated as MKYSNKIKGIAILISFVFSTALFGQEIQVKDILNDRNISNVNVYNSDQSKGGITNAKGKIDISMFSDDEKITFQHISYSPETYTKAEILQRKNKIYLIKNSSELSKIVISVSKWQQNKKEVPEKIVSISRQDIAYSSPQTAADLLEKSGKIFVQKSQLGGGSPMIRGFSTNRLLISVDGVRMNNAIFRGGNIQNIISIDPFNVNNTEVILGAGSVIYGSDAVGGVMNFYTKTPKLSWNDETIFSGNASMRYSTANTEKTGHADFGFGLKKWGFLTSVSYSDFDDLRMGRNGKDTYLRPEYVTRINGEDAVVTNGNPLIQRSTGYNQINLAQRIKLVPDDIWEFDLGLHYSATSNYPRYDRLIQYRNGALRYGDWYYGPQKWFMANFQTQKKGNNTYYDNVKFTNAYQRFEESRNKRNFQDVILNVNEEKVDAISSNLDFEKRFTPKIKTFYGLEYVYNKVHSDGFDKNIDTGEITDAPSRYPDGATWQSMAAYASLEYKLNPKFTIQSGLRYNHILIDTDFDTTFFPFPFTDASTNTGAFTGSVGFSWLPSTWQITANIGTAFRAPNIDDIGKVFDSEPGSVVVPNPNLTPEHAYSAEFGIQKRIGSSFDLNFTAFYTILDDALIRKDFNLNGETEILYNGELSNVQAIQNASKVFTYGFEFGFVAKFDKKTKITADLTIPRGEEEQEDGTKVPLRHVSPIFGNIHFIYKNERLKFDVFANYNSSITFENLAPSERSKAYLYATDKNGNPYAPSWFTINAKSSFEISKKINLTASLENIADQRYRTYSSGITAPGRNLILGLNYTF; from the coding sequence ATGAAGTATTCAAATAAAATAAAAGGTATTGCGATTCTTATTTCTTTTGTTTTTTCTACAGCTCTTTTTGGTCAAGAAATTCAAGTAAAAGACATTCTTAATGATAGAAATATATCTAACGTTAATGTGTATAATTCGGATCAGTCTAAAGGTGGAATCACAAATGCTAAAGGAAAAATAGATATTTCTATGTTTTCTGATGATGAAAAAATTACTTTTCAGCACATTTCTTATTCGCCAGAAACATATACAAAAGCCGAAATTCTTCAACGAAAAAACAAAATATACTTAATAAAAAATTCTTCGGAACTCTCAAAAATTGTCATTTCAGTCTCCAAATGGCAACAAAACAAAAAAGAAGTACCTGAAAAAATTGTCAGTATCAGCAGACAAGATATTGCATACTCATCTCCACAAACTGCTGCGGATTTACTAGAAAAAAGCGGAAAAATATTTGTCCAAAAAAGTCAACTCGGTGGCGGAAGCCCTATGATTAGAGGATTTTCTACAAACAGATTATTAATTTCGGTTGATGGCGTACGTATGAATAATGCCATATTTAGAGGCGGAAACATACAAAACATCATCTCTATTGATCCTTTCAACGTAAACAACACAGAAGTAATATTGGGCGCAGGCTCCGTTATTTATGGAAGTGATGCTGTTGGTGGTGTGATGAATTTCTATACAAAAACACCAAAACTTTCGTGGAATGATGAAACAATTTTCTCTGGTAATGCAAGTATGCGATATTCAACGGCAAATACAGAAAAAACAGGTCATGCAGACTTTGGTTTTGGATTAAAAAAATGGGGATTCCTAACAAGTGTAAGTTACAGTGATTTTGATGACTTGCGGATGGGAAGAAACGGTAAAGATACGTATTTACGACCTGAATATGTGACCAGAATCAATGGAGAAGATGCGGTTGTAACCAATGGAAACCCATTAATTCAGCGGTCTACAGGATATAATCAAATCAACTTGGCACAACGAATAAAATTGGTGCCTGATGACATTTGGGAATTCGATTTAGGATTGCATTACTCAGCAACTTCAAATTATCCACGGTACGATCGTTTAATTCAATACCGAAATGGAGCATTGCGTTATGGCGATTGGTATTATGGACCGCAGAAATGGTTTATGGCGAATTTTCAAACACAGAAAAAAGGAAACAATACATATTATGACAATGTAAAATTTACAAACGCATATCAACGTTTTGAAGAAAGTAGAAACAAACGAAACTTTCAAGACGTAATTCTCAATGTAAACGAAGAAAAAGTAGATGCAATCTCTTCAAATTTAGATTTTGAAAAAAGATTCACTCCAAAAATAAAAACATTTTACGGTTTAGAATACGTTTACAACAAAGTACATTCTGACGGATTTGATAAAAATATTGATACAGGCGAAATTACGGATGCGCCTTCACGCTATCCAGATGGAGCTACCTGGCAATCAATGGCAGCATATGCAAGTTTAGAATACAAGTTAAATCCTAAATTTACTATTCAATCTGGTTTGCGCTACAATCATATTTTAATTGACACAGATTTTGACACTACATTTTTCCCGTTTCCGTTTACAGATGCGAGCACAAATACGGGCGCATTTACAGGAAGTGTAGGATTTAGTTGGTTGCCATCAACGTGGCAAATAACAGCAAACATTGGCACAGCTTTTAGAGCGCCAAACATTGATGATATTGGAAAAGTATTTGACTCTGAACCAGGTTCGGTAGTTGTGCCAAATCCTAACTTAACTCCAGAGCATGCGTACAGTGCAGAATTTGGAATCCAAAAAAGAATAGGAAGTAGTTTTGACTTAAATTTCACGGCTTTCTATACAATATTAGATGATGCACTTATCCGTAAAGATTTTAATCTCAATGGAGAAACAGAAATTTTATACAACGGAGAATTAAGTAATGTACAGGCAATTCAAAATGCTTCAAAAGTATTTACATATGGTTTTGAATTTGGATTTGTAGCTAAATTTGACAAAAAAACAAAAATCACTGCCGATCTTACCATTCCTCGTGGGGAAGAAGAACAAGAAGATGGTACAAAAGTTCCACTAAGACATGTATCTCCAATATTTGGAAACATTCATTTCATATACAAAAATGAACGACTGAAATTTGACGTTTTTGCCAACTACAATAGTTCCATAACTTTTGAGAATTTAGCGCCTTCCGAACGGAGCAAAGCATACTTATATGCAACAGATAAAAATGGCAATCCATATGCGCCTTCTTGGTTCACAATTAATGCAAAATCGAGCTTTGAAATTTCAAAAAAAATCAATCTAACGGCTTCGTTAGAAAACATTGCAGATCAGCGATATAGAACATATTCTTCGGGAATCACTGCACCAGGAAGAAACTTAATTTTAGGTCTAAATTATACCTTTTAG
- a CDS encoding GEVED domain-containing protein, with amino-acid sequence MKKAYSLLAMLLSIAYANAQYCSSPPTNANDTTFEYITRVQLNTGDNDTSGVPGSGYSDFTATTFTSVNKTLSYTVSISKYSFYNDPEGVAVWIDYNGDGDFGEANELVYSDPANTNSPVSGSITIPLTAATGLTRMRVMLFYNLSTSPGFGDECDDGLFGEVEDYTIDILPFESPGDVITNLQLWMKADVGTTLTGTDVDAWEDQSPNKFPATSQGVTDAQLVTDGLNFNPTLRFAGAEFLNLGNQPQLNLQPNSNQMTIITVVVNGATSQGTILSKADASDANYQVWFSGTDRVLHHTLGKSAAAFPNTAVRYGTVYALNEPKITSGVVANTGSSLTRLSPYMNGVVDTAVLNEGTNIGTIAADVLIGATRLTGNTGSSSLYNGDIAEIIMYDRDLTSTELQKVESYLAIKYGITLGANEANWATGTGTSPSGYAGTSNNYLNSAGSIIWNGTTNAGYGYNVFGLARDDDSGFIQTKSTSSNIGPSDILTMEVESGTFSSDKSYLMVGNNGLAETVQTSSLSIRTVRMLNKIWIARESVTDVGTVELEFDMSGSGVSNLDDLDLYIATNSSFTDYENYEGTNVGGVLTFTGVNLSNGQYFTLAEPQVITGQNALFFDGIDDYVEDKTPATQGLTDYTIMGWIKNPGQSSTIPFRRIMGVNGQFRFYLSSGLLAIEEGQTIGIASTGTDTVRDWVHFTIIVNTSVNFARFYLNGKFIGGGSVDPLPSNPNPFRIGTDTGINFFRGSIDEIRIFNIALTLDQVQSMVHQEIEQNGVNVRGKIVPKDIEDFTTGVKVPWSSLIAHYDMSDIKGNRLEDQTGNGNVSFMKNMSTIEAQTAPMPYISVADGNWTSDATWENGTVWDTPSASSINWSIVQIKNNVTASASYSTLGLMVDPGAKLTVTGTNPTVTSTSPFAITAGTGFALTNIWYAEINGIVDLQGESQFVQTQRSDLGVTSAGYIEKDQQGTANRFTYNYWSSPVSMINTTANNQTYTLGDVLLNGTTVATPGAVTWTPNADGGTSPFTISTRWIYKFVNGGDEDYDAWQFVRNNGNIVPGEGYTMKGVSLLNEKREQNYIFRGKPNNGVITVSPLGDNNLYLVGNPYPSALDANVFINNNITNNATSGTLYFWEHWGGGTHDLLDYQGGYATYTLSGGTPAMSHPTVNQTGSGTETPKRYIAVGQGFFVQGDTNAGNGLTATVEFNNTQRRFIPEYIGASEFSTFMRNGSNSDDIGLIENNTNAENNSTESTTDDDPTLTEEELDELYASLGIPRDFREKIRLGYTNPAGFHRQLLLTFDTNSTDGIDLGYEGESIGVTANDMYWTLNNEEFVIQAVQNLTTTREVPIGLVAETAGGGTISIDKLENIDDSVGVYIKDNYTGVTHDLRANSFQVNLPAGETNDKYSLVFQPEGTLGINDDILENGIIIYTDTETEEIVITNNTNFKLEGIDMHTILGQRILSIKEGMNENTIRIPINDKASGIYVISIYSEKGKISKKLIIQ; translated from the coding sequence ATGAAAAAAGCCTACTCACTCTTAGCAATGTTGCTATCAATTGCTTATGCAAATGCACAATATTGTTCTTCTCCGCCTACAAATGCTAATGATACTACTTTTGAGTACATTACTAGAGTTCAACTAAACACTGGTGATAATGACACAAGTGGTGTTCCAGGAAGCGGATACAGTGACTTTACTGCAACAACGTTTACTTCAGTCAATAAAACATTATCGTATACAGTATCAATTTCCAAGTACTCTTTTTACAATGACCCAGAAGGAGTTGCTGTTTGGATAGATTACAACGGAGATGGTGATTTTGGTGAAGCTAATGAGTTGGTATACAGTGACCCAGCAAACACCAATAGTCCTGTTTCTGGATCAATTACGATTCCACTAACTGCAGCTACAGGACTAACACGTATGCGAGTGATGTTATTTTATAATCTGAGTACTTCTCCCGGTTTCGGCGACGAATGTGATGATGGATTATTTGGGGAAGTTGAAGATTATACCATAGATATATTACCATTTGAATCTCCTGGAGATGTGATAACAAACCTACAACTTTGGATGAAAGCCGATGTTGGAACAACACTAACAGGAACTGATGTGGACGCATGGGAAGACCAATCTCCCAATAAATTTCCAGCAACTTCTCAAGGAGTTACAGATGCGCAATTAGTTACAGACGGATTAAACTTTAATCCTACTTTACGATTCGCAGGTGCTGAATTCTTAAATCTTGGAAATCAGCCACAATTAAATCTTCAGCCTAATTCTAATCAAATGACTATCATTACTGTGGTAGTTAATGGAGCAACCAGCCAAGGAACTATACTCAGTAAAGCAGATGCTAGTGACGCAAACTATCAAGTTTGGTTTAGCGGAACTGATAGAGTATTGCATCATACACTTGGAAAATCAGCTGCGGCATTTCCTAACACAGCAGTTCGCTATGGAACTGTATATGCGTTAAATGAACCAAAAATTACTTCTGGCGTTGTGGCGAATACAGGAAGTTCGCTTACAAGATTATCGCCTTATATGAATGGTGTTGTAGATACTGCTGTATTAAACGAAGGAACAAATATAGGAACAATTGCTGCCGATGTATTAATAGGAGCAACAAGACTTACTGGAAATACTGGATCAAGCTCTTTGTATAATGGAGATATTGCAGAAATCATTATGTATGATAGAGACTTAACCTCTACGGAATTACAAAAAGTAGAATCTTATTTAGCAATAAAATACGGTATTACGTTAGGTGCAAATGAAGCAAACTGGGCTACTGGTACTGGTACTTCCCCATCTGGATATGCAGGAACCAGTAACAACTACCTTAATTCAGCTGGAAGCATCATATGGAATGGTACTACAAATGCAGGATATGGATACAACGTATTTGGTTTGGCAAGAGATGATGACTCTGGTTTCATACAAACAAAATCAACAAGTTCTAATATAGGACCTTCCGATATATTAACAATGGAAGTAGAAAGCGGGACTTTTTCTTCTGATAAAAGTTATTTAATGGTTGGAAACAATGGACTTGCAGAAACAGTTCAAACATCCTCATTATCGATAAGAACAGTCCGAATGCTAAACAAAATATGGATAGCGCGTGAAAGTGTTACGGATGTTGGCACGGTAGAATTAGAATTTGATATGAGCGGAAGTGGTGTTTCAAACCTTGATGATTTAGACTTATACATTGCAACTAATTCCAGTTTTACAGATTATGAAAATTATGAAGGAACCAATGTTGGTGGTGTATTAACATTTACAGGTGTAAACTTAAGTAATGGTCAATATTTCACGCTAGCCGAACCACAAGTAATAACAGGACAAAACGCACTATTTTTTGATGGGATTGATGATTATGTAGAAGATAAAACACCTGCCACGCAAGGTCTAACAGACTACACGATAATGGGATGGATTAAAAACCCAGGGCAATCGTCTACAATACCATTTAGAAGAATTATGGGCGTAAATGGACAATTCAGATTCTATTTAAGTTCTGGATTATTAGCAATTGAAGAAGGTCAAACGATTGGAATAGCATCAACAGGAACTGATACCGTACGAGATTGGGTTCATTTTACTATAATTGTGAATACATCCGTTAATTTTGCGAGATTTTATTTGAATGGAAAATTTATAGGTGGTGGAAGTGTAGATCCTTTACCATCAAATCCAAACCCTTTTCGAATAGGAACCGACACAGGGATCAACTTTTTTAGAGGCTCCATAGATGAAATAAGAATATTTAATATTGCACTTACCTTAGACCAAGTCCAATCAATGGTGCATCAAGAAATTGAACAAAATGGAGTAAATGTGCGAGGGAAAATAGTTCCAAAAGATATTGAAGATTTTACAACCGGAGTCAAAGTACCTTGGTCATCTTTAATAGCGCACTATGACATGTCCGACATAAAAGGAAATCGTCTCGAAGATCAAACAGGAAATGGAAACGTTTCGTTCATGAAAAATATGTCAACCATTGAGGCACAAACAGCACCAATGCCATATATAAGTGTTGCGGATGGTAACTGGACAAGTGATGCTACTTGGGAAAATGGAACTGTTTGGGATACGCCATCAGCGTCAAGTATAAATTGGTCTATTGTTCAAATAAAAAACAATGTCACTGCAAGCGCAAGTTATTCAACCTTAGGATTAATGGTTGATCCTGGAGCTAAACTTACCGTAACAGGAACAAACCCTACAGTCACAAGCACATCACCTTTTGCCATAACAGCAGGAACTGGGTTTGCATTGACTAATATTTGGTATGCAGAAATAAACGGTATAGTAGATTTACAAGGAGAAAGTCAATTTGTACAAACACAACGTAGTGATTTAGGAGTTACAAGTGCTGGCTACATAGAAAAAGATCAACAAGGAACAGCGAACAGATTTACCTACAATTATTGGTCGTCACCTGTAAGTATGATAAACACGACGGCAAACAATCAAACATACACATTAGGAGATGTATTATTAAATGGGACAACGGTAGCTACGCCAGGCGCAGTCACATGGACTCCTAATGCAGATGGAGGAACTTCACCATTTACAATCAGTACACGTTGGATCTATAAATTTGTTAACGGAGGTGATGAAGATTACGATGCTTGGCAATTTGTTAGAAACAATGGAAACATTGTACCAGGTGAAGGATACACCATGAAAGGAGTTTCATTACTAAATGAAAAAAGGGAGCAAAACTATATCTTTAGAGGGAAACCTAACAATGGTGTAATTACGGTAAGTCCATTAGGAGACAATAACTTATACTTAGTAGGGAATCCATATCCAAGTGCGTTAGATGCAAATGTATTTATCAACAATAATATTACAAACAATGCAACATCAGGAACGTTATATTTCTGGGAACATTGGGGCGGCGGAACTCATGACCTTCTGGATTATCAAGGTGGTTATGCCACATACACGTTAAGTGGAGGAACGCCAGCAATGTCGCATCCAACGGTAAACCAAACAGGATCGGGTACAGAAACACCGAAGCGATACATTGCAGTTGGCCAAGGATTCTTTGTGCAAGGAGATACGAACGCAGGAAACGGATTAACAGCAACGGTAGAATTCAATAATACGCAACGAAGATTTATACCAGAATACATAGGAGCATCTGAATTTTCAACGTTCATGAGAAATGGAAGCAATTCTGATGATATAGGTTTAATTGAAAACAATACAAATGCTGAAAACAATTCAACAGAATCAACAACGGACGACGATCCAACACTTACGGAAGAAGAATTAGATGAACTATATGCGTCACTAGGCATTCCAAGAGACTTTAGAGAAAAAATCCGTCTCGGATACACAAACCCTGCTGGATTCCACAGACAACTATTACTAACGTTTGATACAAACTCTACAGACGGAATCGATTTAGGATACGAAGGAGAATCTATCGGAGTTACAGCAAATGATATGTATTGGACATTAAATAACGAAGAATTCGTAATCCAAGCAGTACAAAATCTAACCACAACAAGAGAAGTTCCTATCGGTTTAGTAGCTGAAACTGCTGGTGGCGGAACAATATCGATAGATAAATTAGAAAACATAGACGATAGTGTTGGAGTTTATATCAAAGACAATTATACTGGCGTAACACACGATTTACGCGCAAATAGCTTCCAAGTAAATCTTCCTGCCGGAGAAACGAATGACAAATATTCATTAGTATTCCAACCAGAAGGTACGCTAGGTATCAATGATGATATTTTAGAAAATGGAATCATAATATACACTGATACAGAAACGGAAGAAATTGTAATAACAAACAATACCAACTTCAAACTAGAAGGTATAGACATGCATACCATTCTAGGACAACGAATACTTTCAATCAAAGAAGGAATGAACGAAAACACAATTCGAATTCCTATCAATGACAAAGCAAGTGGTATATATGTCATAAGTATCTATTCTGAAAAAGGAAAAATTAGCAAAAAACTAATCATTCAATAA